A genomic segment from Methanoplanus limicola DSM 2279 encodes:
- a CDS encoding isocitrate/isopropylmalate dehydrogenase family protein, producing MYRVACMPGDGIGPEIVAEGRKVLDAAGEKFGFDIEWTDYEIGAERYLKTGELITEDELKELSKFKSIYFGSIGDDRVKPGILEKGILLAIRFYFDQYVNLRPIKLLPGVSTPLADKGPEEIDFVVVRENTEDFYVGIGARAKAGKQRDELEVMRNLYNVRFGIDVETDADELAYQIGVLSRKGSERVMEYAFDLAGTRDKKLTSVDKANVLTEVYGLWREVFEETKKRYPDVTTEYNFVDAITMWFVKNPEWFDVVVTPNMFGDIITDLGAMIQGGLGLAPGGNINPKGTSMFEPIHGSAPKYKGKNVANPLATVWAGSLLLDHIGEKEAAAAVITSISHSIEKGAVTKDMGGFMKTSDIGDWIAKDILKG from the coding sequence TTGTACAGAGTAGCCTGCATGCCGGGTGACGGAATCGGACCGGAGATCGTTGCAGAGGGCAGGAAAGTTCTCGATGCTGCCGGAGAGAAGTTCGGCTTTGATATCGAGTGGACTGACTATGAGATCGGTGCAGAAAGATATCTTAAGACCGGCGAACTGATAACCGAGGATGAGTTAAAGGAGCTTTCTAAGTTTAAGTCGATATACTTCGGATCAATTGGAGATGACAGGGTTAAACCCGGAATTTTAGAGAAGGGAATTTTACTTGCCATCCGGTTCTACTTTGACCAGTATGTGAACTTAAGACCGATTAAGCTCCTGCCCGGAGTTTCAACTCCGCTTGCTGATAAAGGCCCTGAGGAGATCGACTTTGTCGTTGTCAGGGAGAATACCGAGGACTTCTATGTAGGAATCGGTGCAAGGGCAAAGGCGGGTAAACAGAGGGATGAACTTGAGGTTATGAGAAACCTCTACAATGTCAGGTTTGGCATTGATGTTGAGACTGATGCGGATGAGCTTGCATACCAGATAGGGGTCTTAAGCAGAAAAGGGTCAGAGCGTGTGATGGAGTACGCCTTTGACCTTGCAGGGACCAGGGATAAGAAGCTTACATCGGTTGACAAGGCAAACGTGCTGACCGAGGTATATGGTCTCTGGCGTGAGGTTTTTGAGGAGACAAAGAAGAGATACCCTGACGTCACCACCGAATACAACTTTGTTGATGCCATCACCATGTGGTTTGTCAAGAATCCGGAATGGTTCGATGTTGTTGTAACACCCAATATGTTCGGCGATATTATAACTGACCTTGGCGCTATGATCCAGGGCGGACTTGGCCTTGCTCCGGGAGGGAATATCAACCCTAAAGGCACTTCGATGTTTGAACCTATTCACGGTTCTGCACCGAAGTACAAAGGCAAAAATGTTGCAAACCCGCTTGCGACAGTCTGGGCAGGATCACTGCTGCTGGATCACATAGGAGAGAAGGAAGCCGCTGCTGCAGTAATCACTTCAATCAGCCATTCAATTGAGAAGGGAGCTGTCACAAAGGACATGGGCGGCTTTATGAAGACATCGGATATCGGTGACTGGATTGCAAAGGACATCCTGAAGGGATGA
- the ilvB gene encoding biosynthetic-type acetolactate synthase large subunit, which translates to MKTGAQILIESLKEEGADIIFGYPGGSVLPIYDVLYDSGIKHILVRHEQAAVHAADGYARASGRTGVCLATSGPGACNLVSGIATANMDSVPVVALTGQVPTGMLGNDAFQESDITGITMPVTKHNYLVNEAGSIRRVVKEAFFIAGTGRKGPVLIDLPKDVQTGLVDESEVLNEEINLRGYKPTYRGHPRQIKSAIKLIAEAKKPIIYAGGGVIASDSSADLVKLAEMLDLPVTTTMMGLGAIPAHHPLNLGMLGMHGTEAANYAVTECDLLIAVGARFDDRVTGKIEEFAPGAKVIHIDVDPAEIGKNKAVDVPIVGDAGEVLREMINLSETLDIKKKDPWLEKIENWRENHMMKYRDDEGLHPQYIIEQLSGILEGKGIIVSEVGQNQMWAAQYYGFKSPRQWISSGGLGTMGYGFPAAIGAQFAKPDETVVLIAGDGSFQMNIQELGTVSQYNVPVKMLILNNMYLGMVRQWQELFYERRYSYTELPQVDFVGIAAAYGIPGLKVEKREDVGEALKKAMETKGPFLIDFRIEREENVFPMVPAGAAISDMIGCHIPEEKEAGR; encoded by the coding sequence ATGAAGACAGGAGCACAGATACTGATTGAAAGCCTGAAAGAAGAGGGAGCAGATATAATATTTGGATATCCGGGAGGATCAGTCCTCCCAATCTATGACGTTCTCTATGATTCAGGCATTAAGCATATTCTTGTCAGGCATGAACAGGCAGCCGTTCATGCGGCAGACGGATATGCAAGGGCATCGGGCAGAACCGGAGTCTGCCTTGCGACATCAGGACCGGGGGCATGCAACCTCGTATCCGGAATAGCAACCGCAAATATGGACTCTGTTCCGGTTGTGGCCCTGACAGGGCAGGTTCCGACAGGCATGCTTGGAAATGATGCCTTTCAGGAATCTGACATAACCGGAATCACAATGCCGGTTACGAAGCACAATTATCTCGTAAACGAGGCGGGCAGCATCCGGAGAGTAGTAAAGGAGGCCTTCTTCATCGCCGGAACAGGCCGTAAAGGTCCTGTGCTCATCGACCTGCCAAAGGATGTCCAGACCGGGCTGGTTGATGAATCTGAGGTTTTAAACGAGGAAATTAACCTGAGAGGCTATAAGCCCACATACAGGGGCCACCCCAGACAGATCAAGAGTGCGATAAAGCTCATTGCGGAGGCAAAAAAGCCTATAATCTATGCAGGAGGCGGCGTAATCGCATCTGATTCCTCAGCTGATCTCGTAAAGCTTGCAGAGATGCTTGACCTTCCGGTTACGACAACAATGATGGGCCTTGGAGCAATTCCGGCACACCATCCGTTAAACCTCGGAATGCTCGGTATGCACGGGACAGAGGCTGCCAATTATGCAGTTACCGAGTGTGATCTGCTCATCGCAGTCGGTGCAAGGTTTGATGACAGGGTTACAGGCAAGATTGAAGAGTTCGCCCCCGGTGCAAAAGTTATCCACATAGATGTCGATCCGGCTGAGATCGGTAAGAATAAAGCTGTGGATGTTCCGATTGTCGGCGATGCGGGTGAAGTTCTGAGGGAGATGATAAACCTTTCAGAAACTCTGGATATTAAAAAGAAGGACCCCTGGCTTGAAAAGATAGAAAACTGGAGGGAGAACCATATGATGAAATACAGGGATGACGAAGGGCTTCATCCGCAGTACATCATAGAGCAGCTCTCCGGAATTCTGGAAGGGAAAGGCATAATAGTATCCGAAGTCGGCCAGAACCAGATGTGGGCCGCACAGTATTACGGCTTTAAGTCGCCCAGGCAGTGGATAAGCTCAGGCGGCCTTGGAACTATGGGATACGGATTTCCGGCAGCGATTGGCGCACAGTTTGCAAAGCCTGACGAGACCGTTGTGCTGATAGCCGGGGACGGCAGTTTCCAGATGAATATACAGGAGCTCGGGACAGTATCACAGTATAATGTCCCTGTAAAGATGCTCATCCTGAATAATATGTACCTCGGCATGGTAAGGCAGTGGCAGGAACTCTTCTACGAGAGGAGGTATTCATATACCGAACTGCCCCAGGTAGACTTTGTCGGAATAGCGGCAGCATACGGCATTCCCGGCCTGAAGGTCGAGAAGAGGGAAGATGTCGGAGAGGCTCTGAAAAAGGCTATGGAGACAAAAGGTCCGTTCCTAATCGACTTCAGGATCGAAAGGGAGGAGAATGTATTCCCTATGGTTCCGGCAGGTGCGGCGATAAGCGATATGATCGGATGCCACATACCGGAGGAAAAGGAGGCCGGAAGATGA
- a CDS encoding 2-isopropylmalate synthase: MITLFFDKKEIRFLDTTLRDGEQTPGVSLTPEQKLEIATALSDIGVNVIEAGSAIASEGEREAIKLISEAGLPAECCTYSRARTGDIDLAVESGADSVHLVIPVSDLHIEKKMGKTRDEVFKMAMETTEYAKERELIVELSGEDASRADQDFLKGLFKAGVEHGADRLCFCDTVGLMTPERVKDYIPKLCFAPLSIHCHNDLGFALPNTVAALGAGASCAHVTVNGLGERAGNTSFEELVMSLEKLYDFRTGIQTEKLYKLSTLVSRLTRVPLATNKPIVGAMAFTHESGIHAHGLMKDSGTYEPMHPETVGRTRRIVLGKHSGSASVQAALTELGYKPNGKQLAEIVKRIKELGDSGIKVSDADVMAIADAVMLLECRPVLSMKQFTVVSGNTVIPTASVTMSVNGEEVTGASTGTGPVDAALKVLQQSVSVGGDITLEDYHVDAITGGTDAVVDVTVKLSRDGRVITSRGARTDIIEASVEAVLSGMNRLLRRENEDRSTDTD; encoded by the coding sequence GTGATTACTTTATTTTTCGATAAAAAAGAGATAAGATTTTTGGACACCACCCTGAGAGACGGGGAACAGACGCCGGGAGTATCACTGACTCCGGAACAGAAGCTCGAAATCGCCACTGCACTCTCTGACATAGGTGTGAATGTCATTGAAGCTGGTTCTGCCATAGCATCCGAAGGTGAAAGAGAAGCAATCAAACTGATCTCTGAGGCAGGTCTCCCTGCTGAATGTTGCACATATTCCAGAGCACGCACCGGAGATATAGATCTGGCAGTGGAAAGTGGTGCAGACTCGGTTCATCTTGTTATTCCGGTATCTGACCTGCACATTGAAAAGAAGATGGGCAAAACCCGTGATGAAGTCTTTAAAATGGCAATGGAGACTACAGAGTATGCCAAAGAGAGAGAGCTTATTGTTGAACTCTCCGGGGAGGATGCTTCAAGGGCAGATCAGGATTTCCTGAAAGGGCTTTTTAAAGCCGGAGTTGAACACGGGGCTGACAGACTATGCTTCTGTGACACTGTGGGCCTGATGACGCCCGAGAGAGTAAAGGATTACATACCAAAGCTTTGCTTTGCACCCCTCTCAATACACTGCCACAATGACCTCGGATTTGCACTGCCAAATACGGTTGCAGCACTTGGAGCAGGAGCATCATGTGCTCATGTGACAGTAAACGGGCTTGGAGAAAGAGCAGGAAACACCTCCTTTGAAGAACTTGTAATGTCGCTTGAGAAACTCTACGATTTCCGCACCGGAATTCAGACAGAAAAGCTTTACAAGCTCTCAACGCTTGTTTCAAGACTTACAAGGGTGCCTCTTGCGACAAACAAGCCGATAGTGGGTGCTATGGCATTCACACACGAGAGCGGAATCCATGCCCACGGCCTTATGAAGGACTCAGGGACCTACGAACCTATGCACCCTGAGACCGTCGGCAGGACGAGAAGGATAGTTCTGGGCAAGCATTCCGGTTCGGCATCCGTTCAGGCGGCGCTCACCGAACTTGGATATAAACCAAATGGGAAGCAGCTTGCAGAGATAGTAAAACGGATAAAGGAGCTCGGAGATTCCGGAATAAAAGTTAGTGATGCAGACGTTATGGCAATAGCAGACGCAGTAATGCTCCTTGAGTGCAGACCGGTTCTGAGTATGAAGCAGTTCACGGTTGTAAGCGGGAATACGGTCATACCAACAGCCTCGGTTACAATGTCTGTAAACGGCGAAGAGGTTACAGGCGCTTCAACAGGTACAGGCCCTGTAGATGCCGCACTGAAAGTGCTTCAGCAGTCAGTCAGTGTCGGAGGTGACATCACACTTGAGGATTATCATGTGGATGCCATAACAGGCGGCACTGATGCTGTCGTTGACGTGACAGTCAAACTAAGCAGGGACGGAAGAGTAATAACATCCCGCGGTGCAAGAACAGATATAATAGAAGCAAGTGTTGAAGCAGTCCTTTCGGGGATGAACAGACTTCTCAGGAGAGAAAATGAAGACAGGAGCACAGATACTGATTGA
- the ilvN gene encoding acetolactate synthase small subunit has product MKKQILSVLVENQSGVLARVSGLFSRRGYNIESLVVGRCESPDISRMTIVACGDEAQIEQVKKQLNKLIEVIKVTDITEKKHVERELALIKVNAEPGDMRSEIMQIAGIFRAKVIDVGPKTVVLEITGDSGKVDAIEELLGPYGITEMVRTGKVALQRGSATVLNSK; this is encoded by the coding sequence ATGAAGAAGCAGATATTGAGCGTTCTTGTCGAGAACCAGTCCGGTGTCCTTGCCAGGGTATCGGGTCTTTTCAGCAGGAGGGGATATAATATCGAGAGCCTCGTCGTCGGAAGGTGTGAATCTCCCGATATAAGCAGAATGACGATAGTCGCCTGCGGTGACGAGGCACAGATTGAGCAGGTAAAAAAGCAGCTCAATAAGCTGATCGAGGTCATCAAAGTGACTGACATCACTGAAAAGAAGCATGTTGAAAGGGAGCTTGCGCTTATAAAAGTGAACGCAGAACCGGGGGATATGAGGTCCGAGATTATGCAGATCGCAGGCATATTCCGGGCGAAGGTTATCGATGTCGGACCAAAGACGGTTGTCCTAGAGATCACCGGAGATTCGGGAAAGGTAGATGCGATAGAAGAACTTCTTGGCCCGTACGGAATAACCGAGATGGTACGGACAGGAAAGGTGGCACTCCAGAGAGGGTCTGCTACTGTGCTTAATTCAAAGTGA
- a CDS encoding 3-isopropylmalate dehydratase small subunit, whose protein sequence is MRVWKFGSDIDTDAIIPGRYLTIYDEKELASHAFEGTRDEFSAEAKDGDVIVASRNFGCGSSREHAPLALRGAGVKVILAKSFARIFYRNAINTGLLPVICPCADEIEDGAGIEIDSEFRYVMSGGNKYELEPVPEFMKHIVDAGGLVNYAKEMDEVKTCTE, encoded by the coding sequence ATGAGAGTGTGGAAATTTGGCAGTGATATCGACACCGATGCAATAATCCCAGGGCGGTACCTGACGATATACGATGAAAAGGAACTTGCATCACATGCCTTTGAAGGCACAAGGGACGAGTTCTCAGCTGAGGCAAAGGACGGCGATGTCATTGTCGCTTCAAGGAATTTCGGCTGCGGATCTTCAAGGGAGCACGCACCTCTTGCACTGAGGGGTGCAGGGGTTAAGGTGATTCTTGCAAAATCCTTTGCAAGAATCTTTTACAGGAATGCCATCAATACCGGACTTCTGCCTGTCATCTGTCCCTGTGCGGATGAGATCGAAGACGGTGCCGGGATTGAGATAGACTCTGAATTCAGATACGTAATGAGTGGCGGGAATAAATATGAACTAGAGCCTGTGCCGGAATTTATGAAACATATCGTTGATGCCGGCGGACTTGTTAACTATGCAAAAGAGATGGATGAGGTGAAGACTTGTACAGAGTAG
- a CDS encoding ATP-binding protein: MSQQKSVPEFVDRNDEMEFLTGHYNSRIPELIIIYGRRRVGKTTLISRFLKNRPGFYFMASEEGRAGNIRDFADVAGDYLKDPDFKRTIFPDWQVVLKSLVSHRNFSPASGERVIIVIDEFSYLISKDKGVPSAFQKIWDLILSDENIMLILSGSSVSTMETEVLGYKSPLYGRRTGQWQVEPLFYPYLREFLPYREEELVMVWSVIGGVPAYLRFFNPDTGLWENILQQMLSKGSYLYLEAEILLHYEFREAGNYISILRALSSGFTNLSSVCQETGLDKSMVSKYLSVLTGIHLIADEIPVTAHAGYRKRHYRILDPYLNFWFAVVYPHRMDIETKKGSDVLESVKAELPPYFGKMFENLCMELVRNSFFFEDMYFSKLGRWWFKENEIDIVGFDESSEKALFCECKWVNLSEKKARGILKSLTKKAPLVEWKNQKRSEVYGLIAKEISGKENMRAEGYQVFDLEDLRELSRPYLSRA, encoded by the coding sequence ATGTCTCAACAAAAGTCTGTGCCGGAGTTTGTTGACCGGAATGATGAGATGGAGTTCTTAACCGGTCATTATAATTCCAGAATTCCGGAACTGATAATAATATACGGCAGGAGAAGGGTTGGAAAGACTACTCTTATCTCCCGTTTTCTCAAAAACCGTCCGGGATTTTACTTCATGGCCTCAGAGGAGGGCAGGGCCGGAAATATCCGTGATTTTGCAGATGTTGCAGGTGATTACCTCAAAGATCCGGACTTTAAAAGAACCATTTTTCCGGACTGGCAGGTTGTATTAAAGTCCCTCGTCAGCCACAGAAATTTTAGTCCTGCTTCCGGTGAGAGGGTTATAATTGTAATTGATGAGTTCTCATATCTTATTTCAAAGGATAAAGGTGTTCCATCTGCGTTTCAGAAGATCTGGGATCTGATACTTTCAGATGAAAATATAATGCTTATACTCTCCGGTTCTTCGGTCAGCACGATGGAAACTGAGGTGCTGGGTTACAAAAGTCCGCTGTACGGCAGGAGAACAGGACAGTGGCAGGTTGAACCTCTCTTTTATCCGTATCTCCGGGAATTTCTTCCTTATAGAGAGGAGGAACTTGTAATGGTCTGGTCGGTCATCGGGGGAGTGCCGGCATATCTCAGGTTTTTCAATCCTGATACCGGCCTGTGGGAGAACATTTTGCAGCAGATGCTAAGCAAGGGTTCATACCTGTACCTTGAGGCCGAGATCCTGCTGCACTATGAATTCCGTGAAGCGGGTAATTACATATCAATCCTCCGTGCCCTTTCATCCGGATTTACAAATCTCTCTTCGGTCTGTCAGGAGACCGGCCTTGATAAGAGTATGGTATCGAAATACCTTTCAGTTCTGACAGGTATTCATCTCATTGCGGATGAGATACCTGTAACTGCACATGCAGGCTACCGGAAGAGACACTACAGGATTTTAGATCCATACCTTAACTTCTGGTTTGCAGTTGTATATCCGCACAGGATGGATATTGAGACAAAGAAAGGTTCTGATGTGCTTGAGTCTGTCAAAGCTGAACTGCCCCCGTATTTTGGCAAAATGTTTGAAAATCTCTGCATGGAACTTGTACGAAACAGCTTTTTCTTTGAGGATATGTATTTCTCTAAACTGGGGCGATGGTGGTTTAAGGAGAATGAGATTGATATTGTCGGCTTTGATGAATCGTCAGAGAAAGCACTGTTCTGTGAGTGCAAGTGGGTGAATCTCTCTGAGAAGAAAGCAAGAGGTATATTAAAATCACTGACAAAAAAAGCACCACTTGTTGAATGGAAAAACCAGAAGAGATCTGAGGTCTATGGCCTCATAGCAAAGGAGATTTCCGGGAAAGAAAATATGAGAGCAGAAGGTTACCAGGTCTTTGATCTGGAGGATTTAAGAGAATTAAGCAGACCTTATCTTTCCAGAGCGTAA
- a CDS encoding 3-isopropylmalate dehydratase large subunit: protein MKQTYVEKVFSKKCGRDYSAGDMVMAPVDGAMIHDITGPLAINVFREMGGKQVFDPEKVIMLFDHQIPADSIPAAKNHVMMRDFAKEQGIFNYDIKEGVCHQVVPEKGRARPGDIIVGGDSHTCAYGALGAFSTGIGSTDMGFVLKFGALYFKIPESIRLEIEGKFPRRTGAKDLILNLAGDIGADGATYKALEFYGGTVSDMDISGRMTCANMAIEMGAKAGIVPPDAKTWDYLSGRADVTPFEMTGDEDAGYAEVRHYDVSGLAPKVAVPHNVDNVVDVTEVAGRKVDQVFIGSCTNGRFEDFAEAAEVLGDGKFSDDLRVIIVPASKEEYLKVLRAGLVEKFVEAGALVEAPCCGPCMGGAFGLLAPGEVSLSTSNRNFRGRQGSTEAGVYLCSPATAAASAMTGVITDPREV from the coding sequence ATGAAACAGACATATGTTGAGAAGGTCTTCTCTAAAAAATGCGGCAGGGACTACTCTGCCGGAGATATGGTGATGGCGCCTGTTGACGGTGCGATGATACATGACATCACCGGCCCGCTGGCGATAAATGTATTCAGGGAGATGGGTGGAAAGCAGGTTTTTGACCCGGAAAAAGTCATAATGCTCTTTGACCACCAGATCCCGGCTGATTCAATACCGGCGGCGAAAAATCACGTCATGATGAGGGATTTTGCAAAGGAGCAGGGCATCTTCAACTACGATATAAAAGAGGGAGTCTGCCACCAGGTTGTGCCTGAGAAAGGCAGGGCAAGGCCGGGAGATATAATCGTAGGCGGGGATTCCCATACCTGTGCATACGGGGCACTCGGTGCTTTCTCCACCGGAATCGGCTCCACCGATATGGGCTTTGTGCTGAAGTTCGGGGCACTGTACTTCAAAATTCCGGAGAGCATCAGGCTTGAAATAGAGGGTAAATTCCCAAGGAGGACAGGTGCAAAAGATTTGATCCTGAACCTTGCAGGCGACATCGGGGCTGATGGTGCAACCTACAAAGCACTTGAATTTTACGGCGGGACTGTGTCAGATATGGACATATCCGGCAGGATGACCTGCGCCAACATGGCAATCGAGATGGGAGCAAAGGCAGGCATTGTTCCTCCGGATGCAAAGACATGGGATTATCTCTCCGGAAGGGCAGATGTCACACCTTTTGAGATGACCGGTGATGAGGATGCCGGTTATGCTGAGGTGAGGCATTATGATGTCTCCGGTCTCGCACCAAAGGTGGCAGTGCCGCATAATGTGGACAATGTAGTGGATGTGACCGAGGTTGCCGGACGGAAGGTTGACCAGGTATTTATCGGATCATGCACCAACGGACGTTTTGAGGACTTTGCCGAGGCGGCAGAGGTTCTTGGAGACGGGAAGTTCTCAGATGACTTAAGGGTCATCATAGTTCCGGCATCAAAGGAAGAGTACCTGAAAGTCTTAAGGGCCGGACTTGTTGAGAAGTTTGTTGAGGCAGGGGCACTTGTTGAGGCTCCCTGCTGTGGCCCCTGCATGGGCGGGGCTTTCGGACTGCTTGCACCGGGCGAGGTCTCACTTTCGACATCCAACCGTAATTTCAGAGGCAGGCAGGGCAGCACTGAAGCCGGAGTATATCTCTGCTCACCTGCAACCGCCGCTGCCAGTGCAATGACCGGCGTGATAACCGATCCAAGGGAGGTCTGA
- a CDS encoding winged helix-turn-helix transcriptional regulator: MAGEEVKEIQPIPAWLAIVFLLFPHMTALPMEFLISLKGISYLGFKQINKKNTLNNLNRRLLYKYIGDNPGVYFREIERNCNLNRGTIEYHLRVMELLKIVTTYKSNNKKRYFTENSLSPEDITVISVIKNETKMKILSTIFFNLSASNKEISEKTLLSPSTVSRHLRDLKNNGLIVGKIDGRIIKYNISDNYYDTIFQYLSISSYFGQYDNLQQVPLLRADSGR; encoded by the coding sequence GTGGCTGGAGAAGAAGTTAAAGAAATTCAGCCAATTCCTGCCTGGCTTGCAATTGTATTCCTGTTATTCCCTCATATGACTGCCCTTCCAATGGAATTTTTGATTTCATTAAAAGGCATATCATATCTTGGTTTTAAGCAGATAAATAAGAAAAACACCCTTAATAATTTGAACAGACGGTTATTATATAAGTACATCGGAGATAATCCGGGAGTCTATTTCAGAGAGATCGAGAGGAACTGTAATTTAAACAGAGGTACAATTGAATACCACCTGAGGGTTATGGAACTTCTGAAAATTGTTACGACCTATAAAAGTAACAATAAAAAGAGATATTTTACTGAGAACTCACTGAGTCCGGAAGATATAACTGTTATTTCCGTAATTAAAAATGAAACTAAAATGAAGATTCTTTCGACAATATTTTTCAATCTCAGTGCAAGCAATAAAGAGATCAGTGAGAAAACATTGCTTTCACCTTCAACTGTCAGCAGGCATCTAAGGGATCTGAAAAATAATGGTTTAATTGTTGGAAAAATAGATGGTAGGATAATTAAATACAATATTTCGGATAATTACTATGATACAATATTTCAATATCTGAGTATTTCATCTTATTTTGGGCAGTATGATAACTTACAACAGGTGCCTCTATTGAGAGCAGATTCGGGTCGCTGA
- a CDS encoding peptidase, whose product MNDLKQKMFTVLLVLSIILISVPVVSAKEDCSYSVRPSVHKEPFVSVKLSDTITQSETNRHQMYIGNEVKYFEMYLNWQSDSDSLALTVYTPSWTNIGNFHDSDDGILDGKIHIDIVPNGNYVDQGTWTFDVYGESVSSQRSYTFSIISH is encoded by the coding sequence GTGAATGATTTGAAACAAAAAATGTTCACAGTTTTGCTTGTATTAAGCATAATTCTGATTTCTGTACCGGTTGTTTCGGCAAAAGAGGATTGCAGTTATTCGGTGCGCCCTTCAGTTCATAAAGAGCCGTTTGTCAGCGTGAAACTCTCTGATACAATTACGCAGTCTGAAACAAACAGACATCAGATGTATATTGGGAATGAGGTGAAATACTTTGAAATGTATCTTAACTGGCAGTCTGACTCTGACTCACTTGCTCTAACGGTTTATACACCTTCATGGACAAATATTGGTAATTTCCATGATTCAGATGATGGAATATTAGATGGAAAAATTCATATTGATATCGTACCTAACGGAAATTATGTTGATCAGGGAACATGGACATTTGATGTTTATGGTGAGAGTGTGTCATCCCAGAGATCATATACCTTTAGTATTATCAGCCATTAA
- a CDS encoding AAA family ATPase → MIKFIKFENFTAFKELEVGLSSGINVFTGENGTGKTHILKAVYAGCEITKSRKSFAEKLTKVFLPSGEHTGRLVKRTKGSSNGFVELRREPKINKSPVIRLKIMSRAESPAGAEISGAYKSWSDEPIESVYIPVKDMMANAPGFRSLYSLRDIHFEEVYADIIDRAFLGSLKGPMDAERKRLMDILHKSIDGRVVIKNEEFFLKNRHGELEFTLVAEGFRKLALLWLLIQNGTLTNGSVLCWDEPEANLNPKLMRTVVEILVELQRMGVQILISTHDYIILKEFDLQTTENDQIIYHSLFRDKETSEISISSTPDYEKISPNAIDDTFADIIDRDIAKEMGSSLK, encoded by the coding sequence ATGATAAAATTCATTAAATTTGAAAACTTTACTGCTTTTAAGGAACTGGAGGTTGGTCTTTCTTCCGGAATAAATGTCTTTACCGGAGAAAACGGTACTGGTAAGACACACATACTAAAAGCAGTGTATGCCGGTTGTGAGATTACTAAAAGTAGGAAAAGTTTTGCAGAAAAACTGACCAAAGTTTTTCTTCCATCCGGAGAGCATACCGGGCGCCTTGTTAAAAGAACCAAAGGAAGTTCCAATGGCTTTGTGGAACTCCGTAGGGAACCAAAGATAAATAAAAGTCCGGTTATACGGCTCAAAATTATGAGCCGTGCAGAGAGTCCGGCAGGTGCGGAAATTTCCGGTGCGTACAAATCATGGTCTGATGAGCCAATTGAGTCTGTATATATTCCTGTTAAAGATATGATGGCCAATGCTCCGGGATTCCGTTCATTGTACAGTCTGCGGGATATTCATTTTGAGGAGGTTTATGCAGATATTATTGACCGTGCCTTCCTTGGTTCTCTTAAAGGTCCTATGGATGCTGAAAGAAAAAGACTCATGGATATCCTCCATAAGTCCATTGACGGAAGGGTTGTGATCAAAAATGAAGAGTTCTTCCTGAAAAACAGGCACGGTGAGCTTGAATTTACACTGGTTGCAGAGGGCTTTAGAAAACTGGCACTTCTATGGCTTTTGATACAGAACGGTACCCTCACGAATGGTTCTGTTCTTTGTTGGGATGAACCTGAGGCAAATCTGAACCCAAAACTGATGAGAACGGTTGTGGAAATTCTGGTTGAACTGCAGAGAATGGGTGTTCAGATACTGATTTCAACCCATGATTATATTATCCTGAAAGAATTTGACCTCCAGACGACTGAAAATGATCAGATAATCTATCACAGCCTTTTCAGGGACAAAGAAACCAGTGAGATCTCCATCTCCTCAACTCCGGATTATGAAAAGATTTCTCCCAATGCGATTGATGATACATTTGCGGACATTATTGATCGGGATATTGCGAAAGAGATGGGGAGCAGTCTTAAATGA